A genomic stretch from Hirundo rustica isolate bHirRus1 chromosome 26, bHirRus1.pri.v3, whole genome shotgun sequence includes:
- the NFILZ gene encoding NFIL3 like protein, with protein sequence MENFLAPRSELALQHGRAQLLLGKAGGHSRRKREFMPDDKKDTMYWEKRRKNNEAAKRSREKRRLNDVAMESQLAALSRENAALRTELLTLKLRFGLLSPEPGPYQGHPLGLYLRGHRAASPLLAMEPFAGDSCCPPWKSFVPKVLEPAEFPCKTFKPFTNVLSCDSKPIPMDTPGLQQPKRFEESFSPKGVDAPFSPTVCSPFLSYLRPDKHPFPCPWLGSACFLCPSPGTAEARKESGTAVSDEDDEQQVPKTSPAPSCSLPCPSEEQLKGRNFAALPHKLRIKSKALSSPEEIGLDSH encoded by the coding sequence ATGGAGAACTTCCTGGCCCCTCGGAGCGAGCTGGCGCTGCAGCACGGCCgggcccagctgctcctggggaaggcGGGCGGACACTCCCGGCGGAAGAGGGAATTCATGCCCGACGACAAGAAGGACACCATGTACTGGGAGAAGAGGCGCAAGAACAACGAGGCCGCCAAGCGCTCGCGGGAGAAGCGGCGCCTCAACGACGTGGCCATGGAGAGCCAGCTGGCAGCGCTGAGCCGCGAGAACGCCGCGCTCAGGACGGAGCTGCTCACCCTCAAGCTGCGCTTCGGGCTCCTcagccccgagcccggcccctACCAGGGCCATCCCCTCGGGCTCTACCTCAGGGGGCACCGGGCAGCCTCACCCCTGCTGGCCATGGAGCCCTTTGCTGGTGactcctgctgccctccctggaAGAGTTTTGTGCCCAAGGTGCTGGAACCGGCTGAGTTTCCCTGCAAAACCTTCAAGCCCTTCACAAACGTCCTCAGCTGCGACTCCAAACCCATTCCCATGGACACGCCTGGCCTCCAGCAACCCAAAAGGTTTGAGGAATCCTTCAGCCCCAAAGGGGTTGATGCACCCTTCAGCCCCACAGTTTGCTCTCCATTCCTCAGCTACCTGCGCCCAGACAAAcaccccttcccctgcccttggCTGGGCAGCGCCTGCTTCTTGTGCCCATCCCCTGGTACCGCCGAGGCCAGGAAGGAGAGCGGCACTGCGGTGTCGGATGAAGATGATGAGCAACAAGTGCCCAAAACTTCTCCTGCGCCCTcctgcagcctgccctgcccctcagaAGAGCAGCTGAAGGGCCGGAACTTTGCTGCCCTCCCGCACAAGCTCCGGATTAAGAGCAAAGCCCTGAGCAGTCCGGAGGAGATTGGGCTGGACTCACACTGA